The region CTTCCACCGTCACAAGCACCATATTTGCGATCGTTCTCATCTGCACGGAAATGTCAGTCCCCGTATCAGAATATTTGATGGCATTCGTCAGTAAATTAGTCAGTACCTGTCCGATTCTCACCTTATCCGCAAAGACCGTGACGTGCTTACTGCTTAGAATTTTAATTCTGTTTTTCAGATTCAGTTCTGTATCCTGCACAATGGTTTCAATAAGCTCCAATAAATCAAACTCATCCCGCTTCATATCAAGCTTTCCCATTTTCAGTTTCGAAAGGTCAAACATGCTGGTGATCATTGAGGTCATGGTCCCTATTTTATTGCTGAGTTTCTGACTGTATTCATGCAGTTCGCTCTGCGAAGTCTGTTTCAGTTTTTTTTCGAGGATTGAACTGTATCCTTGGATACTTGTTATATAATTTTTCAGCTCATGACTGACTGAGCTCAACAATAACTCCAGTCGTTCTTCCTGGTGCTTGTGTTCGGAGATATCATCAAAAATAATCACCGCTCCGACAACCTCACCGCGGGAATTACGGAGAGGAGCGATAGAATCATCTATCGTTACAACTTGTGTGTCTTTTGAAATGAGATCTGCGGCCTGTGCAAAAAGCGACCGCTTCCCTTCCTGTATTGTGCGGCGAACTGCTTTTTTGAAACCGTCGGAGAGCGTCTTTTCCTGAAAATTCATAACTTCCTCAATAGGTTTTTTGCGGGCATCTCGATAATGCCAGCCGGTAAACTTCTGTGCCGTTGCATTCATATATGTGATTCTGCATTTCCGATCAGTGGCGATTACCGCCTCACCGATACTCGAAAGAATTGTCTGAAACTTTTTTCTGTGATGCCGCTCATAACTATGCGCCCGCTGCAGGATATACACAAAGAAATTTAATATCACGCCCTGAACGAAATATTCCGTCATTGTCATCAGGGTTTCGGCCTCAAAAGAGAACGGCTTTTCAGTCGGATGCAGAATCTGTCCCACAACAAAAATCGCAACAATCAAAGTCGAGATTCCTGCAAAATAATCCTTGTACATTGTCACCAGGATGCTGATGACCGTTGCAATCATGAATGAAGTCCTGACGCTCTCTGCATTGTCTGAATCAAGAGGAAGGAGAAGGAGACTCACAATAGTCAGAAATACAAATAGGT is a window of Candidatus Roizmanbacteria bacterium DNA encoding:
- a CDS encoding PAS domain S-box protein, with the protein product MKKLLMYLFVFLTIVSLLLLPLDSDNAESVRTSFMIATVISILVTMYKDYFAGISTLIVAIFVVGQILHPTEKPFSFEAETLMTMTEYFVQGVILNFFVYILQRAHSYERHHRKKFQTILSSIGEAVIATDRKCRITYMNATAQKFTGWHYRDARKKPIEEVMNFQEKTLSDGFKKAVRRTIQEGKRSLFAQAADLISKDTQVVTIDDSIAPLRNSRGEVVGAVIIFDDISEHKHQEERLELLLSSVSHELKNYITSIQGYSSILEKKLKQTSQSELHEYSQKLSNKIGTMTSMITSMFDLSKLKMGKLDMKRDEFDLLELIETIVQDTELNLKNRIKILSSKHVTVFADKVRIGQVLTNLLTNAIKYSDTGTDISVQMRTIANMVLVTVEDKGKGIPQEKLEKVFRPFYRALEEKDRNSISGSGLGLYISREIVRQHGGRMWVESIEGKGSRFYFTLPFESAETISETEDEAGLLVRIREVLSVHE